The Raphanus sativus cultivar WK10039 chromosome 2, ASM80110v3, whole genome shotgun sequence genome includes a region encoding these proteins:
- the LOC108839036 gene encoding AP-1 complex subunit sigma-1: protein MIHFVLLVSRQGKVRLTKWYSPYTQKERSKVIRELSGVILNRGPKLCNFVEWRGYKVVYKRYASLYFCMCIDAEDNELEVLEIIHHYVEILDRYFGSVCELDLIFNFHKAYYILDELLIAGELQESSKKTVARIISAQDQMVEAAKEEAGSISNIIAQATK from the exons ATG ATACATTTCGTGCTTCTTGTAAGCCGCCAAGGAAAAGTTAGGCTCACCAAATGGTACTCGCCTTACACTCAGAAGGAAAGATCTAAg GTTATACGTGAGCTCAGTGGAGTGATTCTGAATCGAGGTCCCAAGCTCTGCAATTTTGTTGAGTGGAGAGGCTACAAAGTCGTCTACAAAAGATACGCCAGCCTCTACTTCTGTATGTGTATTGATGCGGAGGATAACGAGCTGGAGGTCCTCGAGATCATTCACCACTACGTTGAGATTCTCGACCGCTATTTCGGAAGT GTGTGTGAACTCGATTTGATTTTTAACTTCCACAAG GCGTATTACATATTGGATGAACTTTTGATTGCCGGCGAGCTCCAGGAGTCAAGTAAGAAGACTGTAGCCAGGATTATATCTGCTCAG GATCAAATGGTGGAAGCGGCAAAAGAGGAAGCTGGTTCCATAAGCAATATCATCGCTCAGGCTACTAAATAG
- the LOC108838920 gene encoding putative F-box/LRR-repeat protein At3g18150 yields MADVSAIPARRVRSRSHGGDGAVVDTISGLPDVILQHIFTYIPTKYAIRTSLLSKRWRHVWCDTPSLSFNSSILNDAWINQTPTGYTAPKMMHFHLKSDKNHDAPHIDKWLELVTSRHVENMVLSFLLLKYSFPDFFYVNPCLKKLTLKYCDMSPECSVSWTSLKKLSLVRCSVSDESMAKILSGCPVLKSLTLNRCHGLSYLDLSRSLRLRTVVVVERSSSVTGPKVIEAPHIHYLYLRYAQFPCTLVDVSSLTEADVDTNEVITYSDKVMNMLEKLQHVEKLTFGGNLLQVLSVAQLRGVPFPMFEVKALTLKTRIFHYVNPGIKGVLQNSHDLKKLTVHTIHCKTKPAKQLVSSIWLSCPGDQIMRSVGILRQSA; encoded by the exons ATGGCGGACGTGAGCGCCATCCCCGCGAGAAGAGTCCGTAGCCGCTCCCACGGTGGTGATGGTGCTGTTGTAGACACAATCAGCGGTCTACCTGATGTGATCCTCCAACATATCTTCACCTATATTCCAACCAAATACGCCATCAGAACTTCTCTCTTGTCAAAACGGTGGAGGCATGTATGGTGTGATACACCTTCCCTCTCCTTCAACAGCTCTATACTTAACGACGCTTGGATTAACCAAACACCAACCGGCTACACCGCTCCCAAGATGATGCACTTTCACCTCAAAAGCGACAAGAATCACGATGCTCCCCACATAGACAAGTGGCTAGAGTTAGTCACGTCCCGGCACGTTGAGAATATGGTCCTGTCTTTCTTGCTTCTCAAGTATAGTTTTCCTGACTTCTTCTACGTCAACCCTTGTCTCAAGAAACTCACCTTAAAGTACTGTGATATGTCTCCTGAGTGCTCAGTGTCTTGGACATCTCTCAAGAAACTGTCCTTGGTTAGATGTAGTGTCTCTGATGAATCTATGGCTAAGATTCTATCTGGCTGTCCCGTTCTCAAGAGCTTAACACTGAATCGCTGCCATGGACTAAGTTATCTTGATCTTAGCAGATCACTGCGTCTGAGAACTGTAGTAGTAGTAGAGCGGAGCAGTTCGGTTACGGGGCCAAAAGTTATTGAGGCACCACATATCCATTATCTCTATTTGAGATACGCTCAGTTCCCATGTACTTTAGTTGATGTCTCTTCTTTAACCGAAGCTGATGTCGACACGAATGAAGTAATAACCTACAGTGATAAGGTGATGAATATGCTAGAAAAGCTACAGCATGTTGAGAAACTTACTTTTGGAGGAAACCTTCTTCAG GTTTTATCTGTTGCCCAGCTTCGTGGTGTTCCTTTTCCAATGTTTGAGGTCAAAGCATTGACACTAAAGACAAGGATCTTTCATTATGTAAATCCTGGCATAAAAGGGGTGTTACAAAACTCGCATGATTTAAAGAAGCTAACAGTACACACAATCCATTGCAAAACCAAACCG GCAAAACAGCTTGTCTCTTCAATATGGCTCAGTTGTCCCGGAGATCAAATAATGCGGTCCGTTGGGATATTAAGGCAAAGCGCTTGA
- the LOC108838919 gene encoding putative F-box/LRR-repeat protein At3g18150 gives MAEESATAARRVRSRRSHGGDRRLRVKGDTISGLPDVILQHILTFIPTKYSIRTSLLSKRWRNVWCDTPSLSFNSSTVLNNAWINQTPAFYTAPKMMHFHLESAKKHDVPHIDKWLELIMSRRVENMSLSFWLEEYSFPDFFYVNASLKQLTLKYCDMSPECSVSWTSLKNLSLVECGVSDESMAKILSGCPVLESLTLTRCDELSYLDLSKSPRLRTLAVERNSWNTGPKDIDAPHIHYLYLRYSWFPCTLVDVSSLTEANVNFCVSTNTKGKVTSSDSTFLQAEVMNMLEKLQHVEKLTFGTNLLQVLSFAERRGVPFPMFKVKSLKLKTRIFQYVILGLKRVLQNSHDLKKLTLHTIPCDIKLEKHLYDCLACQGLSVQLCRRSKVAVHWDEVSKHLAMFVELVLKNTETLDKMFLVLDDSYRMFKKMIRTLSRNNKVSIAFSEQTSGES, from the exons ATGGCGGAAGAGAGCGCCACCGCCGCTAGAAGAGTCCGTAGCCGCCGCTCCCACGGTGGTGATCGCCGGCTTAGAGTGAAAGGAGATACAATCAGCGGTCTACCTGATGTGATCCTTCAACATATCCTCACTTTTATTCCAACCAAATACTCCATCAGAACTTCACTCTTGTCAAAGCGATGGAGAAATGTATGGTGTGACACACCTTCCCTCTCATTCAACAGCTCTACAGTACTTAACAACGCTTGGATTAACCAAACCCCAGCTTTCTACACCGCTCCCAAGATGATGCACTTTCACCTCGAAAGCGCCAAGAAGCACGATGTTCCCCACATCGACAAGTGGCTAGAGCTCATCATGTCCCGGCGCGTGGAGAATATGTCCCTGTCTTTCTGGCTTGAAGAGTATAGTTTTCCTGATTTCTTCTACGTTAACGCCTCTCTCAAGCAACTCACCTTAAAGTACTGTGATATGTCTCCCGAATGCTCCGTGTCTTGGACATCTCTCAAGAACCTGTCCTTGGTTGAATGTGGTGTCTCTGATGAATCTATGGCTAAGATTCTATCTGGCTGTCCCGTCCTCGAGAGCTTAACATTGACTCGCTGCGATGAACTAAGCTATCTTGATCTAAGTAAATCACCGCGTTTGAGAACGTTAGCAGTAGAGCGCAACAGTTGGAATACGGGGCCAAAAGATATTGACGCACCCCATATACATTATCTCTATTTGAGATACTCTTGGTTCCCATGTACTTTAGTTGATGTCTCGTCTTTAACCGAAGCTAATGTCAACTTTTGCGTTAGCACGAACACGAAAGGAAAAGTAACATCCAGTGATAGTACTTTTCTTCAAGCCGAGGTGATGAATATGCTCGAAAAGCTACAGCATGTAGAGAAGCTTACTTTTGGAACAAACCTTCTCCAG GTTTTATCTTTTGCCGAGCGTCGTGGTGTTCCATTTCCGATGTTCAAGGTCAAATCATTGAAACTTAAGACAAGGATCTTTCAGTATGTTATTCTTGGTCTAAAAAGGGTGTTACAGAACTCACATGATTTAAAGAAGCTAACATTACACACAATCCCTTGCGACATAAAACTG GAAAAGCATCTTTACGACTGTTTGGCATGCCAAGGCTTAAGTGTTCAGTTGTGTCGGAGATCAAAAGTAGCGGTCCATTGGGATGAAGTGTCAAAGCACTTGGCTATGTTCGTGGAACTTGTGCTTAAAAACACAGAGACATTAGACAAGATGTTCTTAGTATTGGACGATAGTTACCGTATGTTCAAAAAGATGATTCGAACACTTTCTCGCAACAACAAAGTCTCCATTGCCTTCTCAGAACAGACTAGTGGTGAATCATAG
- the LOC108839585 gene encoding putative F-box/LRR-repeat protein At3g18150 has translation MKEERATASRRVRSRRSHGGDRRLKVKGETISGLPDVILQHILTYIPTKYAIRTLLLSKRWRNVWCDTPSLSFNCSELNDAWINQTPTGYTAPKMMHFHLKSAKKHDVPHIDKWLEFVMSRRVENMSLSFWLAEYNIPEFFYVSSSLKQLTLKFCGMSPKCSVSWTSLKNLSLTRCSVSDESMAKILSGCPVLESLTLNNCHELIYLDLSRSLRLRTLVVEESSSSVAGRKDIEAPHIHYLYLRSHTQLPCTLVDVSSLTEANVNICTNVLPYKVGSLQPTVMNMLEKLQHVEKLTFGGNLLQVLSVAQHRGVPFPMFKVKALTLETRIFRYVIPGIKMLLQNSHDLKKLTVHTIHCDIELAKRLDHILSSGFNKALLCLRSEDAVHWNVKSKHLLLFVELVLKNTKTLDKMFLVLDHRYRMFRKIIRTLSRNEKSPLSSQNRLVVNHRV, from the exons ATGAAGGAAGAGAGAGCCACCGCCTCTAGAAGAGTCCGTAGCCGGCGATCCCACGGTGGTGATCGCCGGCTTAAAGTAAAAGGAGAAACAATCAGCGGTCTACCTGATGTGATCCTCCAACATATCCTCACCTATATTCCAACCAAATACGCAATCAGAACTTTGCTCTTGTCAAAACGATGGAGGAATGTATGGTGTGACACACCTTCCCTCTCCTTCAACTGCTCTGAACTTAACGACGCTTGGATTAACCAAACCCCAACCGGCTACACCGCTCCCAAGATGATGCACTTTCACCTCAAAAGCGCCAAGAAGCACGATGTTCCCCACATAGACAAGTGGCTAGAGTTCGTCATGTCCCGGCGCGTGGAGAATATGTCCCTGTCTTTCTGGCTTGCAGAGTATAATATTCCTGAGTTCTTCTACGTTAGCTCCTCTCTCAAGCAACTCACCTTAAAGTTCTGTGGTATGTCTCCCAAATGCTCAGTGTCTTGGACATCTCTCAAGAACCTTTCCTTGACTAGATGTAGTGTCTCTGATGAATCTATGGCTAAGATTCTATCTGGTTGTCCCGTTCTCGAGAGCTTAACATTGAATAATTGCCATGAACTAATTTATCTTGATCTAAGCAGATCACTGCGTCTGAGAACATTAGTAGTAGAGGAGAGCAGCAGTTCGGTTGCGGGGCGAAAAGATATTGAGGCACCACATATACATTATCTCTATTTGAGATCACACACTCAGCTCCCATGTACTTTAGTTGATGTCTCGTCTTTAACCGAAGCTAATGTCAACATTTGCACGAATGTACTACCCTACAAAGTGGGTTCTCTTCAACCCACGGTGATGAATATGCTAGAAAAGCTACAGCATGTTGAGAAACTTACTTTTGGAGGAAACCTTCTTCAG GTTTTATCTGTTGCCCAGCATCGTGGTGTTCCTTTTCCAATGTTCAAGGTCAAAGCTTTGACACTTGAGACAAGGATCTTTCGTTATGTTATCCCTGGCATAAAAATGTTGTTACAAAACTCGCATGATTTAAAGAAGCTAACAGTACACACAATTCATTGCGACATCGAACTG GCAAAGCGTCTTGACCACATCTTGTCATCAGGCTTCAATAAGGCGCTGTTGTGTCTGAGATCAGAAGATGCTGTCCATTGGAATGTCAAGTCAAAGCACCTGCTTTTGTTCGTCGAACTTGTGcttaaaaacacaaaaacattAGACAAGATGTTCTTAGTATTGGACCATCGTTACCGTATGTTTAGAAAGATTATTCGAACACTTTCTCGCAACGAAAAATCTCCATTGTCGTCTCAGAACAGACTAGTGGTGAATCATAGGGTTTAG
- the LOC108818584 gene encoding chloride channel protein CLC-e isoform X2 yields the protein MAAATPLLCAALRSHFPSRRFSPNRETNAPFRFDLLPSPYSFRSVATAGRIFPRSPAAKRKTDQDDDQPPSQELAIASACLVGVLTGISVVLFNNCVHSLRDFSWDGIPDRGASWLRDAPIGSVWLRVILVPTLGGLLVSVLNQLRESAAEEDSDDTSAVKAVLRPFLKAVAACVTLGTGNSLGPEGPSVEIGASIARGVNSVFNKSPRTGLSLVAAGSASGISSGFNAAVAGCFFAVESVLWPSSSDSSTSLPNSTSMVILSAVIASVVSEIGLGSEPAFKVPDYDFRSPGELPLYLLLGALCGLVSLALSRCTSSMTTAVDSLNKDAGIPKSVFPVMGGLTVGIIALVYPEVLYWGFENVDILLESRPFVKGLSADLLLQLVAVKIAATALCRASGLVGGYYAPSLFIGGAAGMAYGKFIGIALAQNPGIHLSILEVASPQAYGLVGMAATLAGVCQVPLTSVLLLFELTQDYRIVLPLLGAVGMSSWITSGQSKRQETRETKETRIRNSQEAVQSLASSDDGSSTNNLCEVESSLCIDDSSIQTEELQRSIFVSEAMRTRFATVMMTTSLEEAITRMLIEKQSCALIVDPDNLFLGLLTLSDILEYSKSRKEGSKAPKIFVSEICSMSGGRCKVPWTVTPDMDLLAAQTIMNKHEISHVPVVSGGSDSRRIHPVGVLDIECITVTRRALATRMFLY from the exons ATGGCAGCAGCCACGCCTCTACTCTGTGCTGCTCTCCGATCTCACTTCCCTTCCCGGAGATTCTCTCCGAATCGCGAAACCAACGCTCCTTTTCGCTTCGATCTCCTCCCTTCTCCGTATTCATTCCGTTCCGTCGCTACCGCCGGCAGAATTTTCCCGCGTTCTCCGGCGGCGAAGCGGAAGACTGATCAGGACGACGATCAGCCTCCGTCGCAGGAGCTCGCGATAGCGTCGGCCTGTCTCGTCGGAGTACTCACCGGAATAAGCGTGGTTCTCTTCAACAACTGCGTCCACTCGCTACGTGACTTCTCGTGGGACGGGATACCCGATCGCGGAGCTTCGTGGCTTAGAGACGCGCCGATCGGCTCCGTATGGTTGCGCGTCATCCTCGTCCCGACTCTCGGAGGTTTGTTGGTCAGCGTCCTTAACCAGCTTCGTGAATCTGCTGCTGAGGAGGATTCTGATGATACCTCCGCTGTGAAGGCGGTGCTGCGTCCCTTCCTTAAGGCTGTTGCCGCGTGTGTGACGCTCGGAACGGGGAACTCGCTGGGTCCTGAAGGTCCTAGCGTTGAGATTGGAGCGTCGATAGCGAGAGGAGTGAACTCTGTGTTTAATAAGAGTCCTCGGACTGGGCTCTCGCTTGTTGCCGCTGGCTCAGCTTCTGGAATCTCTTCTG GGTTCAATGCAGCTGTTGCTGGATGCTTCTTTGCAGTTGAATCCGTTTTGTGGCCTTCATCAAGTGATTCATCTACATCACTTCCAAACTCTACCTCAATGGTTATTCTTAGTGCTGTTATTGCTTCTGTTGTGTCTGAAATCGGACTCGGATCTGAACCTGCGTTTAAGGTTCCTGACTATGACTTCCGCTCTCCTGGAG AACTTCCACTCTATCTTTTATTGGGCGCTCTGTGTGGTTTGGTCTCGTTGGCGTTATCTCGATGCACATCTTCCATGACAACTGCTGTTGACAGTCTTAACAAGGACGCTGGGATACCGAAATCTGTATTTCCTGTAATGGGTGGCTTAACTGTTGGTATCATAGCTTTGGTATACCCTGAAGTCTTGTACTGGGGTTTTGAGAACGTGGATATTTTGTTGGAATCTCGTCCTTTTGTGAAGGGCCTTTCGGCTGATCTTTTGCTTCAGCTGGTAGCTGTCAAGATTGCTGCAACCGCGTTGTGTCGAGCTTCTGGACTGGTGGGTGGATACTATGCGCCTTCTCTGTTTATCGGTGGGGCAGCAGGGATGGCCTATGGGAAGTTTATTGGCATTGCCTTGGCTCAGAATCCTGGAATCCATCTCTCTATCCTCGAAGTGGCATCTCCACAAGCTTATGGTCTG GTTGGAATGGCTGCTACACTTGCGGGGGTTTGTCAAGTTCCTCTTACATCGGTACTATTGCTGTTTGAACTTACACAGGACTATCGTATAGTGTTACCCCTTCTGGGAGCTGTAGGCATGTCTTCATGGATTACATCTGGACAATCAAAGAGACAAGAAACAAGAGAGACAAAAGAAACTAGGATAAGAAACAGCCAAGAAGCTGTACAGTCTCTGGCGTCATCAGATGATGGATCGTCAACGAATAACCTTTGTGAAGTTGAAAGTTCTCTTTGCATAGATGATTCAAGCATCCAAACTGAGGAGCTGCAAAGGAGTATCTTCGTTTCAGAAGCCATGCGAACAAGATTTGCCACAGTTATGATGACCACTTCTCTGGAAGAAGCAATAACTCGTATGCTGATAGAGAAACAATCCTGTGCGCTGATTGTTGATCCTGACAATCTTTTTCTCGGTCTACTTACACTTTCAGACATTCTGGAATACAGCAAATCAAGAAAAGAAGGAAGCAAAGCACCCAAG ATTTTTGTTAGTGAAATATGTTCAATGAGCGGAGGAAGATGTAAAGTGCCGTGGACTGTGACACCTGATATGGATCTTCTCGCTGCCCAAACAATCATGAACAAGCATGAAATATCTCATGTTCCAGTCGTTTCAGGAGGCAGTGATTCTCGCAGAATACACCCTGTTGGGGTCCTAGATATAGAATGTATCACTGTAACACGCCG AGCTCTAGCAACCAGAATGTTCCTCTACTGA
- the LOC108818584 gene encoding chloride channel protein CLC-e isoform X1: MAAATPLLCAALRSHFPSRRFSPNRETNAPFRFDLLPSPYSFRSVATAGRIFPRSPAAKRKTDQDDDQPPSQELAIASACLVGVLTGISVVLFNNCVHSLRDFSWDGIPDRGASWLRDAPIGSVWLRVILVPTLGGLLVSVLNQLRESAAEEDSDDTSAVKAVLRPFLKAVAACVTLGTGNSLGPEGPSVEIGASIARGVNSVFNKSPRTGLSLVAAGSASGISSGFNAAVAGCFFAVESVLWPSSSDSSTSLPNSTSMVILSAVIASVVSEIGLGSEPAFKVPDYDFRSPGELPLYLLLGALCGLVSLALSRCTSSMTTAVDSLNKDAGIPKSVFPVMGGLTVGIIALVYPEVLYWGFENVDILLESRPFVKGLSADLLLQLVAVKIAATALCRASGLVGGYYAPSLFIGGAAGMAYGKFIGIALAQNPGIHLSILEVASPQAYGLVGMAATLAGVCQVPLTSVLLLFELTQDYRIVLPLLGAVGMSSWITSGQSKRQETRETKETRIRNSQEAVQSLASSDDGSSTNNLCEVESSLCIDDSSIQTEELQRSIFVSEAMRTRFATVMMTTSLEEAITRMLIEKQSCALIVDPDNLFLGLLTLSDILEYSKSRKEGSKAPKEIFVSEICSMSGGRCKVPWTVTPDMDLLAAQTIMNKHEISHVPVVSGGSDSRRIHPVGVLDIECITVTRRALATRMFLY; the protein is encoded by the exons ATGGCAGCAGCCACGCCTCTACTCTGTGCTGCTCTCCGATCTCACTTCCCTTCCCGGAGATTCTCTCCGAATCGCGAAACCAACGCTCCTTTTCGCTTCGATCTCCTCCCTTCTCCGTATTCATTCCGTTCCGTCGCTACCGCCGGCAGAATTTTCCCGCGTTCTCCGGCGGCGAAGCGGAAGACTGATCAGGACGACGATCAGCCTCCGTCGCAGGAGCTCGCGATAGCGTCGGCCTGTCTCGTCGGAGTACTCACCGGAATAAGCGTGGTTCTCTTCAACAACTGCGTCCACTCGCTACGTGACTTCTCGTGGGACGGGATACCCGATCGCGGAGCTTCGTGGCTTAGAGACGCGCCGATCGGCTCCGTATGGTTGCGCGTCATCCTCGTCCCGACTCTCGGAGGTTTGTTGGTCAGCGTCCTTAACCAGCTTCGTGAATCTGCTGCTGAGGAGGATTCTGATGATACCTCCGCTGTGAAGGCGGTGCTGCGTCCCTTCCTTAAGGCTGTTGCCGCGTGTGTGACGCTCGGAACGGGGAACTCGCTGGGTCCTGAAGGTCCTAGCGTTGAGATTGGAGCGTCGATAGCGAGAGGAGTGAACTCTGTGTTTAATAAGAGTCCTCGGACTGGGCTCTCGCTTGTTGCCGCTGGCTCAGCTTCTGGAATCTCTTCTG GGTTCAATGCAGCTGTTGCTGGATGCTTCTTTGCAGTTGAATCCGTTTTGTGGCCTTCATCAAGTGATTCATCTACATCACTTCCAAACTCTACCTCAATGGTTATTCTTAGTGCTGTTATTGCTTCTGTTGTGTCTGAAATCGGACTCGGATCTGAACCTGCGTTTAAGGTTCCTGACTATGACTTCCGCTCTCCTGGAG AACTTCCACTCTATCTTTTATTGGGCGCTCTGTGTGGTTTGGTCTCGTTGGCGTTATCTCGATGCACATCTTCCATGACAACTGCTGTTGACAGTCTTAACAAGGACGCTGGGATACCGAAATCTGTATTTCCTGTAATGGGTGGCTTAACTGTTGGTATCATAGCTTTGGTATACCCTGAAGTCTTGTACTGGGGTTTTGAGAACGTGGATATTTTGTTGGAATCTCGTCCTTTTGTGAAGGGCCTTTCGGCTGATCTTTTGCTTCAGCTGGTAGCTGTCAAGATTGCTGCAACCGCGTTGTGTCGAGCTTCTGGACTGGTGGGTGGATACTATGCGCCTTCTCTGTTTATCGGTGGGGCAGCAGGGATGGCCTATGGGAAGTTTATTGGCATTGCCTTGGCTCAGAATCCTGGAATCCATCTCTCTATCCTCGAAGTGGCATCTCCACAAGCTTATGGTCTG GTTGGAATGGCTGCTACACTTGCGGGGGTTTGTCAAGTTCCTCTTACATCGGTACTATTGCTGTTTGAACTTACACAGGACTATCGTATAGTGTTACCCCTTCTGGGAGCTGTAGGCATGTCTTCATGGATTACATCTGGACAATCAAAGAGACAAGAAACAAGAGAGACAAAAGAAACTAGGATAAGAAACAGCCAAGAAGCTGTACAGTCTCTGGCGTCATCAGATGATGGATCGTCAACGAATAACCTTTGTGAAGTTGAAAGTTCTCTTTGCATAGATGATTCAAGCATCCAAACTGAGGAGCTGCAAAGGAGTATCTTCGTTTCAGAAGCCATGCGAACAAGATTTGCCACAGTTATGATGACCACTTCTCTGGAAGAAGCAATAACTCGTATGCTGATAGAGAAACAATCCTGTGCGCTGATTGTTGATCCTGACAATCTTTTTCTCGGTCTACTTACACTTTCAGACATTCTGGAATACAGCAAATCAAGAAAAGAAGGAAGCAAAGCACCCAAG GAGATTTTTGTTAGTGAAATATGTTCAATGAGCGGAGGAAGATGTAAAGTGCCGTGGACTGTGACACCTGATATGGATCTTCTCGCTGCCCAAACAATCATGAACAAGCATGAAATATCTCATGTTCCAGTCGTTTCAGGAGGCAGTGATTCTCGCAGAATACACCCTGTTGGGGTCCTAGATATAGAATGTATCACTGTAACACGCCG AGCTCTAGCAACCAGAATGTTCCTCTACTGA